ACACCGGAAGCAATCCGTGAGGCGACGCAGCTTCGCCGAAAGGTGGGCGCGGGCCGAAAGATCTTGCTGAGCGTCGACCGACTGGACTACACAAAGGGCATCGATCTCCGATTGCTGGCGTACGAAGCGATGCTGAAGCGCAAGCGTGCCCGCGTGCATGAATGCGTGTTTATCCAGATCGCTTCGCCCAGCCGAGAACCGGTGCACGAGTACGCGCAGATGCGCGTTCGAATCGAGCAGCTCGTGGGCCGAATCAACGGCGAGTTCAGCGAGCCGGGGAAAGTTGCGGTTCATTATTTCCGTCGCGGATTCACGCGCGAGCAACTCGCGTCGTACTACCGCGCGGCGGACGTCATGGTCGTCACTCCCCTGCGCGACGGCATGAATCTCGTGGCGAAGGAGTTCGTCGCGACGCGCACGGACTATTCGGGCGTGCTCGTGCTCAGCGAATTCGCGGGGGCCGCTCGCGAGTTGCGCCAGGCGACCATAGTGAACCCGAGGAACATCGAGGGAATGGCGGACGCGTTCGAGACCGCATTGGCGATGCCCAAGAGCGACGCCCGCCATCGCATGGCTGTTCTTCGCACGGTCGTTCGCCGTCACGACGTCTTCGAATGGGCCGATGAATTCCTCAGGGCGCTCGCCGGATGAACGACGCCACACGCGACATCGAGATGCTGGCTTCGGCGCCGGTCCTGCTTGTCGCCAGCGACTTTGACGGAACTTTGGCCGAGCTGGCGCCGAGACCCGACGCCGTGCGTCCGAATCTCGAGGCGCTCGACTCATTGCGCGAGCTGGGCGAGCTGCCTCGCACCTTTACCGCCGTCATCAGCGGAAGGGCGCTCTCCGATCTTTCCCTCCATTTGCCCGATGAGAAGGATCTCAAGCTGTTCGGAAGCCACGGCGGTGAGGGTTCTTGGCGCCTCACCGCGATGACGCCAGAACAGAAATCAACCCTCGTTTCGCTCACCCAGGGCAGCCACAGTCTCGCGGCGAGATTTGCAGGCTCACTGGTCGAGGAAAAGCCGTTCGGAGTCGCTTTCCACTATCGCAGCGTTGACCGAGTGGTATTGCCGCGCCTGCTGATGGAGATTCAGAAACTCGGAGAGCAGTTTCCGAACGCCACCAGGCTACGAGGGATCGAGGTGGTTGAGTTTCTTGCGCTGGAGGCCAACAAAGGACGTTGCTTGGAGTGGCTGACGTCCCATGTGGGCGCGTCACGCACGGTTTTTCTCGGCGATGACACCACCGACGAGTCTGCTTTCGCGGTGCTGCGAGCCCAAGACATCGGGATCAAGGTCGGATCCGGAGAAACCGTGGCAAACAGGCGAATTGCTGATCCGGCGGCTGTCGGAGTCTTCCTGAGAGCTCTCGCTGATGCACGCAAGATCGCCATCGAACGCGGAACGGCAGATCAGGCCTAGTTTGACCGGTGCCACAACCTCATTGTGAGTGCCAGCGCGATTTCCCAGCGCTTGGTCTTCGGACGTCCGGGCTAGTATTGCCCCCAATTTTCCCGGAGCCAGCCATGGAAACCACGCTCATTATCCTGAAGCCCGACGCCGTCCAACGGGGTCTTTGCGGCAGAATCATCAGCCGATTTGAAGAAAAGGGCCTCCAAGTCGTCGGCATGAAACTCATGCAGATCAGCCAGCAGCTCGCGGCGACCCACTACGAAGCGCACCAATCCAAACCCTTCTACGCAGGGCTGGTTCGCTTCATGACCAGCTCGCCCGTCGTCGTTCTCGCAG
The DNA window shown above is from Phycisphaeraceae bacterium and carries:
- the otsB gene encoding trehalose-phosphatase, with the translated sequence MNDATRDIEMLASAPVLLVASDFDGTLAELAPRPDAVRPNLEALDSLRELGELPRTFTAVISGRALSDLSLHLPDEKDLKLFGSHGGEGSWRLTAMTPEQKSTLVSLTQGSHSLAARFAGSLVEEKPFGVAFHYRSVDRVVLPRLLMEIQKLGEQFPNATRLRGIEVVEFLALEANKGRCLEWLTSHVGASRTVFLGDDTTDESAFAVLRAQDIGIKVGSGETVANRRIADPAAVGVFLRALADARKIAIERGTADQA